The Leptospira johnsonii genome window below encodes:
- a CDS encoding LIC11631 family protein, whose translation MAKTILSKPSIFEPYGHSDLYALDNLYFSTLREREVWDFSRVREFSALNLGFIFARAELVWKKFHSELEIKNLNPSFKKGICLSAGWEDAPGLKIDSFLPKVFGTEEVFQYSRLEDVSEEIPFREFFSSEGFVFKGTWKEKNYLILFSNIHSEDRNLPAVIKMISQFHTERKSEGNFFLRTEKQSYLNFLKPKESLGPLFLQEKKIDQDPFLFLSLEYSEIIK comes from the coding sequence ATGGCGAAAACGATCCTCTCCAAACCCAGTATTTTTGAACCCTATGGTCATTCGGACCTATATGCTTTGGATAATCTTTACTTTTCCACGTTAAGAGAAAGAGAGGTCTGGGACTTTTCCAGAGTAAGAGAGTTTTCTGCCTTAAATTTAGGGTTCATTTTCGCAAGAGCTGAACTTGTTTGGAAAAAGTTTCACTCAGAATTGGAAATCAAAAACTTAAACCCAAGTTTCAAAAAAGGGATCTGCCTAAGTGCAGGCTGGGAAGACGCTCCCGGACTTAAAATCGATTCTTTTTTACCGAAAGTATTCGGTACGGAAGAAGTTTTTCAATATTCCAGATTGGAAGACGTCTCGGAAGAAATCCCATTTAGAGAATTTTTCTCTTCGGAAGGATTTGTTTTTAAAGGAACTTGGAAGGAAAAGAATTATCTGATCTTATTTTCAAATATCCATTCCGAAGATAGAAATCTTCCTGCTGTGATCAAAATGATCTCCCAGTTTCATACAGAGAGGAAATCGGAAGGGAATTTTTTCCTCAGAACTGAAAAACAATCTTATCTGAATTTTCTAAAACCGAAAGAATCTTTGGGTCCTTTATTCTTACAGGAAAAAAAGATCGACCAAGACCCGTTTTTATTTTTGAGTTTGGAATATTCTGAAATAATAAAGTAA
- a CDS encoding glycosyltransferase family 4 protein translates to MSDLGRKKYKIALDARPLSTPVSGVGRLIESILKGFEKDPDFEFYLFSHRPIHDGYSDLFKNPNIKPVIGEGLFSKKGGIYFAFYLPFQLRKYEIDLFWGTQQVFPLFLPKNIPGVLTYHDFVAYRFPETMRRIARFQQLFYLRRSIQRADFILANSEFTSSEILKYSSFPKEKIEIIYPGYDPKEIQKIKTPPTKRIGKLPKRFFLTVSTLEPRKNFGTLLKAYQKAKKERSDLVWVHAGKEGWESPEFLEKFKQSSESGELYWFDFVNEEELKYLYSQASLFVFPSIYEGFGIPLLEALAYSLPCIVSDLEVFREIGKNSCVYISPESEEEWKKAILDFQKKKFKFPKADLKRFERKKSAALVKKIFRDLVSSK, encoded by the coding sequence TTGTCCGACTTAGGCAGAAAAAAATACAAGATCGCTTTGGATGCAAGGCCATTATCCACTCCGGTTTCCGGAGTAGGAAGACTGATCGAATCCATACTGAAAGGTTTCGAGAAAGATCCAGATTTTGAATTTTATCTTTTTTCCCATAGACCGATACACGATGGTTATTCGGATCTATTCAAGAATCCGAATATAAAACCTGTGATCGGAGAAGGTCTATTCTCCAAAAAAGGAGGGATCTACTTTGCTTTTTACCTTCCTTTCCAACTTAGAAAATATGAGATCGATCTATTTTGGGGAACACAGCAAGTATTTCCTCTATTCTTACCCAAAAATATCCCAGGGGTTTTGACTTATCACGATTTTGTGGCCTATCGTTTTCCGGAGACCATGAGGCGTATTGCAAGATTCCAGCAGCTTTTTTATTTAAGAAGAAGTATCCAAAGAGCTGATTTCATTTTGGCAAACTCTGAATTCACTTCTTCCGAGATCTTAAAATACTCTTCTTTCCCGAAAGAAAAGATAGAAATTATATATCCGGGTTACGATCCTAAAGAGATCCAGAAGATCAAAACCCCTCCTACAAAACGGATCGGCAAATTACCTAAAAGATTTTTCTTAACCGTTTCCACTTTGGAACCTAGGAAGAATTTCGGAACACTTTTGAAGGCTTATCAAAAGGCTAAGAAAGAAAGGTCGGATCTAGTTTGGGTCCATGCAGGAAAAGAAGGTTGGGAATCTCCCGAGTTTCTGGAAAAATTCAAACAATCTTCCGAGTCGGGAGAATTATATTGGTTCGATTTCGTAAATGAAGAAGAGCTTAAGTATTTGTATTCTCAGGCGAGCCTATTTGTTTTTCCTTCTATTTACGAAGGATTTGGGATTCCACTTTTAGAAGCGCTTGCTTATTCTTTACCTTGTATCGTTTCTGATCTAGAAGTGTTTAGAGAAATAGGAAAAAATTCCTGCGTGTATATTTCTCCTGAATCGGAGGAAGAATGGAAAAAAGCGATTTTGGATTTTCAAAAAAAGAAGTTTAAATTCCCAAAAGCGGATCTGAAAAGATTCGAAAGAAAGAAGTCTGCTGCACTTGTGAAAAAAATTTTTAGGGATCTAGTTTCTAGTAAATAA
- a CDS encoding TlpA family protein disulfide reductase — translation MVFRKAWPFFLLLFSILFINDCRSDEQPLLYQVTLQDWDGNSHKFSEDKGKLVVLDFWASWCEPCKKAVPVVEKLRERLKDSPAVVLGVNTEDDLSLEEIKKAASDFGMLYPSLLDPEWKLVTPLKIEGQPALFVFSKSGKKLHSQYGISEKDLPILTGRLKNWLESP, via the coding sequence ATGGTTTTTAGAAAAGCCTGGCCTTTCTTTCTTCTTCTCTTTTCCATTTTATTCATAAACGATTGTAGATCGGACGAACAACCTTTACTCTACCAGGTGACCCTCCAGGATTGGGATGGGAATTCCCACAAATTTTCGGAGGACAAAGGCAAGTTAGTGGTCTTAGACTTCTGGGCAAGCTGGTGCGAACCATGTAAAAAAGCAGTCCCTGTAGTCGAAAAACTGAGAGAAAGATTGAAAGATTCCCCTGCGGTTGTGTTGGGCGTAAACACCGAAGACGATCTAAGTTTGGAAGAGATCAAGAAAGCAGCTTCCGATTTTGGAATGTTGTACCCTAGCCTTTTGGACCCCGAATGGAAATTAGTGACCCCTCTTAAGATAGAAGGACAACCTGCATTATTCGTGTTTAGCAAATCCGGAAAGAAACTTCATTCCCAATACGGAATTTCAGAGAAAGATCTACCGATATTGACCGGAAGGCTAAAAAACTGGCTTGAATCTCCTTAA
- a CDS encoding 3'(2'),5'-bisphosphate nucleotidase CysQ: MRFPEEAELVSKLVLEAADRIFSIYGTNFHVMEKSKGDPLTEADLQANEIIAGGIRKILKDKVYSEEDSDFSHSTLKGERVWILDPIDGTREFVARNPEFAISLGLLEEGRPVFGIVMNPATGEFFWGAEGKGAYYKVLKSPYVENQIDWENTFYLQRSGSSEPSKVLVSVSETKAGLFKNLDYGNDFVFEPKGSIAYKLALVAVGKYPLTLSLRPKNDWDVAGGIAILRASQGKDLEIRSGKDYPFLTSKLGIGLIAGDAKLVTQFWEKFKTSLQASVRDRW, translated from the coding sequence ATGCGATTTCCGGAAGAAGCGGAATTAGTTTCTAAACTTGTTCTGGAAGCCGCAGACCGGATCTTTTCCATCTATGGAACAAATTTCCATGTGATGGAAAAATCCAAAGGTGATCCTCTTACAGAAGCCGACCTGCAGGCAAATGAGATCATTGCAGGCGGCATCCGCAAAATCCTAAAAGACAAAGTTTATTCCGAAGAAGATTCGGATTTTTCTCATTCCACTCTGAAAGGAGAAAGAGTTTGGATCTTAGATCCAATCGATGGAACCCGTGAATTCGTAGCTAGAAACCCTGAGTTTGCGATTAGTCTAGGACTTTTAGAAGAAGGTAGACCTGTTTTCGGGATCGTAATGAATCCCGCAACGGGAGAATTTTTTTGGGGAGCGGAAGGTAAGGGAGCATATTATAAAGTCCTAAAGTCTCCTTATGTAGAAAATCAGATAGATTGGGAGAATACCTTCTATCTTCAAAGATCCGGATCTTCGGAGCCTTCTAAGGTTCTTGTCTCTGTTTCGGAAACTAAAGCAGGTCTTTTCAAAAATTTAGATTATGGAAATGATTTTGTATTCGAGCCAAAAGGTTCTATTGCTTATAAACTAGCGCTTGTTGCAGTCGGGAAATATCCATTAACACTTTCCTTAAGACCTAAAAACGACTGGGATGTAGCGGGAGGAATTGCGATACTACGTGCTTCTCAAGGAAAAGATCTGGAAATCCGTTCCGGAAAAGATTATCCATTTTTAACTTCGAAACTAGGGATAGGGCTAATCGCCGGAGATGCAAAGCTCGTGACCCAGTTTTGGGAAAAGTTTAAAACTTCCCTCCAAGCTTCCGTTAGGGATCGTTGGTAA
- a CDS encoding AMP-dependent synthetase/ligase, with product MAENLAQLFRESAEKFKNKPAFLYKDAQKNYLPITYSELYDAGVNLAEALIELGIQSRDHVALLADNRVEWIIADYGIIMTGAADVPRGTDITDSEIVYIVSHSESEVVFIENDKMLEKFNRNKSQLGKVKTIIIMDKESEAPGVLKMHDLIEKGKSLRASGSRKVEDRVAAIKPEDLFTLIYTSGTTGLPKGVQLRHSNMMHQVLNVTPMLKINAEARLLSILPVWHVFERVVEYVCISIGAATYYTNVRDLRQDLATVKPTFMGSAPRLWENIYNGIYTRINDPSQTPAIRRGLFKLAYFFSDKKNAAIRFITGKEVDYHGRNPIVSLFYGILMLGQLLLTGPFTLTVVSSVAAYLLASTEFSYLSLPLYILAGLGVFFNSATLDKIVLSKIRTATGGRLKASISGGGALPRHVDEFFNNIGINVLEGYGMTETSPVLSVRTFQKLIIGSVGSIVPKTHLQIRNDNNEILTEIDENGKVIKGRLGRKGVVFVKGPQVMKGYFKNEEATSKALVDGWMNTGDMGMINFKHTLTLTGRAKDTVVLLGGENVEPVPIENKLQESVYISQCMIIGQDQKNLGAIIVPDFEKLEEWAKENGVDTSNKEALIENAKVVDLYRKEIKALNNSKNGFKSFEQVTPFFIVSKPFEVGDELNNMLKMKRHVIAEKYADKIKKVYTDK from the coding sequence ATGGCTGAGAATCTCGCCCAATTATTTCGTGAGTCGGCAGAAAAATTTAAAAATAAACCGGCTTTCTTGTACAAAGATGCGCAAAAGAATTATTTGCCGATCACCTATTCAGAGTTATACGATGCAGGTGTAAATCTTGCCGAAGCTTTGATCGAACTAGGCATTCAATCCAGAGATCACGTCGCCTTACTTGCGGATAACCGTGTAGAATGGATCATCGCAGATTACGGTATCATCATGACCGGGGCTGCTGACGTTCCAAGAGGAACCGATATCACCGACTCAGAGATCGTTTATATCGTTAGTCACTCCGAGTCAGAAGTAGTATTTATAGAAAACGATAAAATGTTGGAGAAATTCAACAGAAACAAATCCCAGCTCGGAAAAGTAAAAACGATTATCATAATGGACAAAGAATCCGAGGCTCCGGGTGTTCTGAAAATGCATGACCTGATCGAAAAGGGAAAAAGTTTAAGAGCTTCCGGTTCTCGTAAGGTAGAAGATAGAGTAGCCGCTATCAAACCTGAGGATCTTTTCACTTTGATCTATACCTCCGGAACCACAGGTCTTCCAAAAGGCGTTCAATTAAGACATTCTAATATGATGCACCAAGTATTGAACGTAACTCCTATGTTAAAGATCAATGCAGAAGCAAGACTACTTTCTATTCTTCCAGTATGGCACGTATTCGAAAGAGTTGTGGAATATGTTTGTATCAGCATCGGTGCAGCAACATATTATACAAACGTTAGGGATCTTCGCCAAGACTTGGCAACTGTGAAACCTACATTTATGGGTTCCGCTCCTCGTCTTTGGGAAAATATCTACAACGGTATTTATACAAGGATCAATGATCCAAGCCAAACTCCTGCGATCCGTCGCGGATTATTCAAACTGGCTTACTTCTTCTCTGATAAGAAAAACGCAGCAATTCGTTTTATCACAGGCAAAGAAGTGGATTATCACGGAAGAAACCCGATCGTTTCCTTATTCTACGGGATCTTAATGTTAGGTCAATTGCTACTGACCGGACCATTCACTCTGACTGTGGTCTCTTCTGTAGCGGCTTATCTGCTTGCTTCTACTGAGTTCTCTTATTTGAGCCTTCCTCTGTACATTCTTGCAGGACTTGGAGTATTCTTCAATAGCGCGACTTTGGACAAGATTGTTCTTTCCAAGATTAGGACCGCTACTGGTGGCAGACTTAAGGCTTCGATCTCCGGAGGAGGAGCACTTCCTCGTCACGTAGACGAATTCTTCAATAATATTGGGATCAACGTTTTGGAAGGTTACGGTATGACTGAAACTTCTCCTGTACTTTCCGTGAGAACTTTCCAAAAACTCATTATCGGTTCTGTAGGTTCCATCGTTCCTAAAACCCATCTTCAGATCAGAAATGATAATAACGAAATTCTGACAGAGATCGACGAGAACGGAAAAGTGATCAAGGGAAGACTAGGACGCAAAGGTGTTGTATTCGTAAAAGGTCCTCAGGTCATGAAAGGTTACTTCAAAAATGAAGAAGCTACCTCCAAGGCTCTTGTAGACGGATGGATGAATACGGGTGATATGGGGATGATCAACTTCAAACATACCTTAACACTTACCGGAAGAGCAAAAGACACCGTTGTTCTATTAGGCGGAGAGAATGTTGAGCCGGTCCCGATCGAGAACAAACTCCAAGAATCCGTTTATATTAGCCAGTGTATGATCATAGGCCAAGACCAGAAAAATCTGGGAGCCATCATTGTTCCTGACTTCGAAAAATTAGAAGAATGGGCAAAAGAGAATGGAGTAGACACTTCCAACAAAGAAGCTTTGATCGAGAACGCCAAAGTTGTGGATCTATATAGAAAAGAGATCAAAGCGCTGAACAACTCTAAGAACGGATTTAAGTCTTTCGAGCAAGTGACTCCATTCTTCATTGTTTCCAAACCTTTCGAGGTGGGAGACGAGTTGAACAATATGCTGAAGATGAAACGCCACGTGATCGCTGAAAAATACGCGGATAAGATCAAGAAGGTCTACACAGATAAATAA